CATGGACCCGAACAGCAACGCGCGCGGTTTCGCGTGGAATCCGGACAACTCGGACCAGTCGCCGACCAAGATGCTCGCGTGGCGCAACAGCTGGGACATTCCGCAACTGACGAAGGACACCGAGGCCGCGCTCGTCGAGCCGTCGCCCGCGAAGCGCGCGCAGCGTTACGAAGCGCTGCAGAAGGCCGTGCTCGCGAACTCGCCGTTCATCATCATGTTCGATAAGGTCGTGCAGGTCGCCACGCGTCCCGGCGCGACCGGGCCGGAAATCGGGCCGATCAACGATCTCGTGTCGTACCGGACGCTCGCGAAGTAATCGCGGCGGCCTGCCCGCGTGGCCACGCCGCCGCGCGGGTCATCGCCGCCGCCGTACCGGCGCCGGTACGGCGGCCGTGCAGCGACGATCTACAATGACCGGCACCGCGCGGCTACCGCGCCGGGCACACGTAACGGGACCACAACATGCATTCGAGCGAGCACGCAGTATGCGTGGCGATCAACGACAACAACCGCGCGTGGTACGAAATGCTCGTGCCGTTCCTGCTGTCGCTGCGGCACGCCGGCTACGACGGGCGGATCGCGGTGATCGGCTACGGGCTGTCCGAACGCAAGCGGCAGATTCTCGCGGGCCAGTCGGTCGACGTGATCGACGCGTCGGGCGCCTACGCGCTGCCGGTCGGCCGCTTCATCGAGGCCGCCGAGTATTGCGCGCGCCATCCGCAGATCCGCAAGCTCGCGCTGTACGACGCGGACATCTGGTTCTGCGCGCCGCAGTTCGACCTGTTCTCGCAGATCGGCGACGACCGGCTCCACGTGTGCCCCGACCCGCTGTTCTGCACGTTCGTCGTCACGCCGCTGATCGGCGAGCGGCGCGACCATCACTGGCGCCTCGTCGTCGACGAGGTCAATGCGCGCCACGGCGGTGCGCTGCAAGCCGGGCTCGTCGCCGGGACCGCCGACGCATGGGCGCGTTATGCCGACCATCTGCGCGACTGCCTCGCCCGCGTCGGCACCGATTTCCAGGAATGCTTCGGCATCGATACGACGTTCCTGCATCTGTGGAGCGCGCAAGGCGAAACGGCGCTGCTCGACCCGGTCCAGAACTTCGTCAGCAAGTACGGCATCCACGAATCGTTCGACGCGGGCAGCGGCAAGACGACGCTCAGGTATCACGGCGAGCCGATCCGCGCGCTGCACATGACCGGCGACATCCGCTTCCTCGACCGGTGGCGCTACTACGCGAACCACATCGACGCCGCACTGCGCGACGGCACGCCGTTCGCGCTGTCGGACGGCACGCCGGCGCCGTCCGACGCACTCGCCGCACGCATCGCGGCGGCGGATTACGTGCGATCGGCCGGGCTGACCGTTGCGTCCGCCGCGCTCGAGACAAGCGCGGGCGCCTACCTGCAGGCGCTCGACGAACCGGGCGGCACGATGCTCGTCGGCAGCGGGAACCACGAAGTCGTGTTCACCGCGACCCGCGACATCGCGCGGCTGAACGTCTACGTCACGCATCCGTCCGGCTCGCCGTCGCCGCTGCTGTGCGAGGTGCGCGTCGACGGCCACGCGCAGCGCAAGGGCACCGAACTGATGGCGCATTTCTGGTACCAGATTGCGGCCGGCACCGTCGTCACGCTGCGCGCGACGAGCCTCGGCGGCCAGCAGTGCAACGCCATCTGGCGGCTGCGCGAAGCACCGGACATGCAGCAGTAAGCGGCCGGCCCGCACCCGTTCAATTGAAGGCCGCCCATACCAGGTACGCATTCAGCCCGACGATCACGACCGTCGCCGCGCCGGCGACGATCCGCAGCGGCATCCGCATCGCGTAAGCGCCCATCACGTATTCGCGCGCCGACAGTATCAGCAGCGCGATCATCGGCATCGGCAGCACGAAACTCAGCACGACCTGGCTGGCCACCATCGCCCGCGTGACGTCGCAGCCGAGCGCGACCACCCCGAACGCGGGCACGATCGTCACCGCGCGCCGCACCCAGATCGACAGGCGGCGACGGATGAAGCCCTGCATCACGACCTGCCCCGCCATCGTGCCGACCACCGAGCTCGACACGCCGGAGGTCAGCAGCGCGACGAGAAACAGCGCGCCGGCCGCCGGCCCGAGCACCGGGATCAGCGTGTGATAGGCGTCGCCGATGTCGGTCATGCCCGGCGCGGCCGCATGAAACGCCGACGACGCCATCATCACCATCGCGAGATTCACGAACCCGGCGAGCCCGAGCGCAATCACGACCTCGCGGTTCGAGAAACGCACGAGCCGCCGCCGCTCTGCGTCGTCGCGCGGCGCGGTGCGATCCTGCGTGAGGCCCGAATGCAGATACAGCGTGTGCGGCATGATCGTCGCGCCGATGATGCCGACCGCGATCGTCAGCGCCGCGTGATCCGGAATCTGCGGGACCACCAGATGAAACGCCGCCGCGTGCCAGTCCTGCGGCGCGATCAGCAGTTCGCCGAGATAGCACGCGCCGATCACGCCGACCAGCGCCGCGATCGCGGCTTCCAGCGGCCGGAAGCCGCGCTTTTCGAGCGCGAGGATCGCGCAGGTCGCGAACGCGGTCGCGATCATCCCCGCGAACAGCGGCAGGTGGCACAACAACCCGAACGCGAGCGCGCCGCCGAGAAATTCGGCGAGGTCGGTCGCCATCGCGGCGATCTCCGACGCCATCCACATGCCCCACACGACCGGCGCGGGGAAACGGTCGCGGCACAGCTCGGCGAGATTGCGGCCGGTCACGATGCCGAGCTTCGCGGACATCGCCTGGAACAGCATCGCGATCGCGTTCGCGGCCAGCACGACCCACAGCAGCCGGTAGCCGTATGCGGCGCCGGCCTGGATGTTGGTCGCGAAGTTGCCGGGGTCCATGTAGCCGATCGACGCAATCACGGCCGGGCCGATGAATGGCAGCAGCGCGGCGACGCCGGTGCGGCGCCCTTCGAGCGCGGCGCGCACCGTGCCGTCGGTGTGCTCGGTGGACAGGCCCGGCAGCGCGAGGCCGCCGGCGGGTTTGCTCGGGACGACGGGAATCATGGTGAGTATTTATTCCGTTCGAATGAGGAAGGCCGATTCGGGGATCGCGGCTCGCCACAGCAGCAAGCCGCATGCCGGCCACGACGAGACGCCGACCGCGTTACAGCGGCACCACGTCCGGACGATTGCGCGGAAATTGCGCGATCACGTCCGGCGCGACGTTCAGGTGCGCTTCGACGAGCTGCGGCGGCGTGTGCGCGAGCCAGTCGGACAACGACACCTCCGCATAGCGGTCGGTCTTGAAGATCTCGAGGAACACGAGGTCGGTCTGCCCGGTGTTCTGCACGTAGTGCCCGAGGCTTTTCTTCACATAGCCGACGTCGCCCGTGCGGAAATCGGCCGTCTGCGCCTTCGGCCCCGTGTCGAACACGGTCATCCGCGCCTCGCCCTGCAGGTAGTACTGCCATTCGTCGGCGTTCGGGTGCCAGTGCAGCTCGCGCATGCCGCCTGGATGCACGGTGACGAGCGCCGCCGCGACGGTCGTCGACACGTTGAAGTTGGTGCTGTCCGCGATCCGCACCTCGCCGCCGCGCGTCTTCCTGACCGGCTTCATGTCGCCGAGCGAAAAGATGAACGGATGCGGCGGCGCACCGGCCGATGCGGCCGCCGCGCGCTGCGCGTCCGCGAGCGGGCCCGGCTCGTCGCCCTGGAAGATCCACAGGTTGTCGAGCGGCACGTTCCTGAACGCGTCGGCCGGCACGCCGAAGTTGAGCGCGAGCACGTCGGGCGGCGTATGCGCGATCCAGTCGGTCAGCAACAGCGTGTTGAATTCCGATGCGCGACCGTTATCGAACGCGAGCAGGAATTCCGCGCCGTCGCTGCCGAGGCCCTGCAGCGAATGCGGCAGGCCGGGCGGGAAATACCAGAGATCGCCGGTCTTGACGTCCTGGACCGACGGCCGCCCGAGTTCGTCGAGTACGGTGATCCGACAGCGGCCGTCGAGCATGATGGCCCACTCAGCCTGCTGGTGCCAGTGCATCTCGCGAATGCCGCCGCGCGTGAGCCGCATGTTGACGCCGGAAATGGTTTCGGAAATCGCGAAATCGTCCTGCGTCACTTCGCGCGCCCACCCGCCATTCTGAATGCGTTTATGGGCATTATTGAAAGACGCCCAGAATAACGGCATGCCGTTGATATCGGTGGCCGGCGGGTCCTGAAAAGACGGGAATTGATTGGCGATGGCCGGATTTTTAGGCCCCGGGTCGGTCAGGCTCTGACGGTTGCGCGCATTCACCGCGCCTTCCGGCGGGCTGTCCGGATTGCCGAACGAAGCGGCCTTCGCCGTTACCGCAATGCCCGCCGCGGCAATGGCGCCGGCCGTACTCGTCAACATCTTGCGTCGAGAAAGATTCGTCATGATTTCCTCTTCATTTCTCAATCGAGAGAATTTCCATTACGGAATACTTGCCGTTTTTCGAATTACCGAAAATCAAACATCCCGTGACGCAAGTTAAATCCAGATTCATCCAAAAATTAAATGAATTATTAACCTGAATTAATGAATTAAAATGATCGACTTTAATTTTGTAATTATTGCGATGCAGCAGGGGAAGAATGGCGAGGAAAAGAAATCGATATGCGCACCGCGTGATGGCGGCCCACTGCCATCGATTCGGGTGGCCTGGCGCGCCACCCGGAACGGAAAAATACGGATGCGCCGGCTTTCACCTGCCCGGCCGGGACCGGGACCGCGTCACTTCCGCGGCATGTCGGCGAGTCGCTGCGCGGCGAAGCGCAATCCGCCGAGAATGCGTTCGGCGATCCTTGCCGGAAACCCGGCGGGCAGCGCCGCGCCGACCGATTCGATCACGTGCGGTGTCGCGGCGACGAGCCGATCGACGATCGGCGTCGCGATATCGCCCAGCAAGCAGTATTCGGCCATCGCGGTAAAGTGCCGGCGCGTGATGTCGCGCATCGCGTAGTGCTTGCGCTTGCCGTGCACCGCCATCGCGAGCTTCGCCTTGTGCCACGACCACTGGTTCGCGCCATCTCCCTCGACCGGCCAGATCGACATCACGTCGTAGAGCGGCGTCAGACGGAAACGGCCGCCCGGCAGCAGGCGCAGGCTGAAGTTCTTCGCATGGCCGTCCGGTGCAGCGAGCATCCAGAACACCACCAACGCGGTGAACAGCGTATCGAGATCGGCCTGCGCCGTTTCCGACCGACGCAGGATCCCGGCCAGATCGGGCACCCCCGGGCCGCCCTGCGATTCGTATTTGAGATGCGGCGGCACGCCGAGCGCCTGGCAAAAATCCTCCTGCGGCAAGCGCAGCAGCCATCCGCCGTCACGATGCAGCGCGCGATCGAAGCGCGCGACCGACAGCACCTTGTGTTCGCCGAAACGCAGGATGTCGGCATTCGCCGTCGGCAAACCGAACGCGCGCAGGATCGCGAGGCACAGCCACTCGTTTTCGACGGATGTCGTGAGATCCGCGCGCTTGTTGCCGACCAGGCCGAGCGGCAACTTGACGATATGCGTGGTCGGCGTCGCGCCATGCGGACGCATCCATCGCCCGTCGTGAAACAGCAGCGCAGTCTTTTCCTGCGCGCCAGCCAGCGACAGGCGGAAGTCGTCGTCGTCCTGCGCACCGCCCGCCACCCCGCTCGCCTGATCGAGCACGCGCGCCACCTCGTCGTCG
This is a stretch of genomic DNA from Burkholderia cenocepacia. It encodes these proteins:
- a CDS encoding oxalate decarboxylase family bicupin, whose translation is MTNLSRRKMLTSTAGAIAAAGIAVTAKAASFGNPDSPPEGAVNARNRQSLTDPGPKNPAIANQFPSFQDPPATDINGMPLFWASFNNAHKRIQNGGWAREVTQDDFAISETISGVNMRLTRGGIREMHWHQQAEWAIMLDGRCRITVLDELGRPSVQDVKTGDLWYFPPGLPHSLQGLGSDGAEFLLAFDNGRASEFNTLLLTDWIAHTPPDVLALNFGVPADAFRNVPLDNLWIFQGDEPGPLADAQRAAAASAGAPPHPFIFSLGDMKPVRKTRGGEVRIADSTNFNVSTTVAAALVTVHPGGMRELHWHPNADEWQYYLQGEARMTVFDTGPKAQTADFRTGDVGYVKKSLGHYVQNTGQTDLVFLEIFKTDRYAEVSLSDWLAHTPPQLVEAHLNVAPDVIAQFPRNRPDVVPL
- a CDS encoding Nramp family divalent metal transporter, which codes for MIPVVPSKPAGGLALPGLSTEHTDGTVRAALEGRRTGVAALLPFIGPAVIASIGYMDPGNFATNIQAGAAYGYRLLWVVLAANAIAMLFQAMSAKLGIVTGRNLAELCRDRFPAPVVWGMWMASEIAAMATDLAEFLGGALAFGLLCHLPLFAGMIATAFATCAILALEKRGFRPLEAAIAALVGVIGACYLGELLIAPQDWHAAAFHLVVPQIPDHAALTIAVGIIGATIMPHTLYLHSGLTQDRTAPRDDAERRRLVRFSNREVVIALGLAGFVNLAMVMMASSAFHAAAPGMTDIGDAYHTLIPVLGPAAGALFLVALLTSGVSSSVVGTMAGQVVMQGFIRRRLSIWVRRAVTIVPAFGVVALGCDVTRAMVASQVVLSFVLPMPMIALLILSAREYVMGAYAMRMPLRIVAGAATVVIVGLNAYLVWAAFN
- a CDS encoding type II toxin-antitoxin system HipA family toxin codes for the protein MGRKSHSRALSIWANGVRVGIWRIPARGDMELLYDAGWKQSNAGRPLSLSLPFGVGDAPLRGERVNHYFDNLLPDSDAIRRRLASRFGTATTEPFDLLAALGRDCVGAVQLLGEDETPTGHDRIDGTPLSDDEVARVLDQASGVAGGAQDDDDFRLSLAGAQEKTALLFHDGRWMRPHGATPTTHIVKLPLGLVGNKRADLTTSVENEWLCLAILRAFGLPTANADILRFGEHKVLSVARFDRALHRDGGWLLRLPQEDFCQALGVPPHLKYESQGGPGVPDLAGILRRSETAQADLDTLFTALVVFWMLAAPDGHAKNFSLRLLPGGRFRLTPLYDVMSIWPVEGDGANQWSWHKAKLAMAVHGKRKHYAMRDITRRHFTAMAEYCLLGDIATPIVDRLVAATPHVIESVGAALPAGFPARIAERILGGLRFAAQRLADMPRK